From the genome of Mucispirillum schaedleri ASF457:
TACATATATAATACCTTTTTTATCATTCATTTATGCACTCCAAAACATACTGCTAATCTGATATTCGCCATATATAGATATATTTTATACACATACAACTATGGTGATGACTATGAAACAGACCTATTTGCTCTTAACTTGTTTAATATTTTAAGTGTATTTTAGATATAAATCAATAGAATATATTAACAAAAAAAGGGAAACCAGTTTACTGATTTCCCTTATAAATTTTATGCTGCTTATAATATTATATTTGTTTATCCATAAGCATTTTTCTGATACCAACTATAGCTTTTGTTGGATTCAGCTCTTTAGGGCATGCTTCCACACAGTTATAGATTGTGTGACATCGCCATACGCCATGTTTATCGTTTAAGATTGCAAGGCGTTCATCTGCTCCTTCATCCCTTGAATCAATTAAGTATCTCCAAGCTCTTAAGAAAGCATTAGGTCCAAGATAATCTTTATCTACCCAGTAGCTAGGGCATGAAGATGAACAGCAACCGCAAAGGATACATTCATATAATCCGTCAAGTTTTTTCCTGTCCTCTGCTGATTGATATAATTCACCATCTGGCATTGGAGAATGGCGGATAATATATGGTTTAACTGTAATAAATTTATTAATAAAGCTGGAAATATCTACAACTAAATCTCTTATTACAGGCATACCCGGTAATGGTTTGATAGTAATATCAGAGCCTAAATCTTCCACTTTAGTCATACATGAAAGCATATTCACACCATTTACATTCATACCGTCTGAACCGCATACACCTTCACGGCATGACCTGCGGAATGAAAGTGTAGGGTCAAGCTCCCATTTGATTTGGTTAAGAACAGTAAGTAAAAGCATACCCGGCCTGCGTAACTCTACTTTGTATGTTTGGAAGTGAGGCGCTTTATCTTTATCTGGATCGTATCTTAATATTTTAACATTTATAAATTTGCTCATATCGTCCTTCCTTATTTTTAGTAAACACGAGGTTTAGGTGGGAATGGTTCAACAGTAAGCGGTTTAGTTCTAACCGGTCTGTATTCCAGATTAATAGTTTTACCGCCGTCAGCTATAGTTACATTTGTATGTTTCATGTAGTTTACATCATCTCTATCTGGATAATCTTCACGAGCATGACCGCCACGGGATTCTTTACGCATTAATGCAGATTTAGCTGCACATCTTGCGATAAGCACCATATTATTAAGTTCTAATGCTTCTACTAAATCAAGGTTGTATACACTTGATTTATCAACTACTTTGAAATCATCTAATAAGTCTGAAATTTCTTCAAGTTCTTTAACAGCTGCACTCATATGCTCTTCTGTTCTGTAAACACCAGCTTTTTGTTCCATAAGTTTTGTCAGGCGGGAATATACTGGACCATAAGTATTTTTGCCGTTTGCATTTGCAAATCTTTCTAATAATTTGATACCTTCCTGACCTGCATTTTCTGGAAGTTCTGCTGCTGCATTTTCTTTTGCAAATTTTGCAGCTCTTTCACCAACTGTTCTGCCGTAAACAACAAGGTCAAGCAGAGAGTTAGTTCCAAGGCGGTTAGCACCATGAACAGAGTTTGCAGAACATTCACCAGCAGCAAAAAAGCCCGGATAAACACTTTCTGCATCAGAGCCATAGCCTTTAATAACTTCCCCAAGATAGTTTGTAGGGATACCACCCATTTGATAGTGAGCAGTAGGCATAACAGGGATAGGTTCTTTTGTGCAGTCAACCCCTGCAAATACTAATGCAAGCTCATGGATACCCGGAAGTTTTTCCATAATAGCTTCTTTACCAATATGGTCAATTTTTAAAAGAACATGGTCTTTACCAGCACCAACACCTTTATTTGCAAGCACTTCTTTTACCATAGAACGAGAAACAATATCTCTAGGTG
Proteins encoded in this window:
- a CDS encoding succinate dehydrogenase iron-sulfur subunit; amino-acid sequence: MSKFINVKILRYDPDKDKAPHFQTYKVELRRPGMLLLTVLNQIKWELDPTLSFRRSCREGVCGSDGMNVNGVNMLSCMTKVEDLGSDITIKPLPGMPVIRDLVVDISSFINKFITVKPYIIRHSPMPDGELYQSAEDRKKLDGLYECILCGCCSSSCPSYWVDKDYLGPNAFLRAWRYLIDSRDEGADERLAILNDKHGVWRCHTIYNCVEACPKELNPTKAIVGIRKMLMDKQI
- the sdhA gene encoding succinate dehydrogenase flavoprotein subunit; this translates as MINTTKIEQHEYDVLVVGAGGAGLNAAQVASQYVKTAVISEVYPTRSHTISAQGGISASLGNYEEDNWHWHMYDTVKGSDYLCDQDAAEYLCRKAPEMIIELEHIGLPFNRTPEGKIAQRPFGGHTAEYGKRPVKRACYVADRTGHAMLQTLFEKAVAQGTQFYNEFLAIELIRNGDRVCGVLCLDLQNGEVHMFHAKAIIFATGGNCRIFATTSNAHINTGDGLALALRAGFSWCDPEFFQFHPTGIYGHGNLITEGVRGEGGILLNSEGERFMERYAPTIKDLAPRDIVSRSMVKEVLANKGVGAGKDHVLLKIDHIGKEAIMEKLPGIHELALVFAGVDCTKEPIPVMPTAHYQMGGIPTNYLGEVIKGYGSDAESVYPGFFAAGECSANSVHGANRLGTNSLLDLVVYGRTVGERAAKFAKENAAAELPENAGQEGIKLLERFANANGKNTYGPVYSRLTKLMEQKAGVYRTEEHMSAAVKELEEISDLLDDFKVVDKSSVYNLDLVEALELNNMVLIARCAAKSALMRKESRGGHAREDYPDRDDVNYMKHTNVTIADGGKTINLEYRPVRTKPLTVEPFPPKPRVY